A genomic window from Lycium barbarum isolate Lr01 chromosome 4, ASM1917538v2, whole genome shotgun sequence includes:
- the LOC132637602 gene encoding uncharacterized protein LOC132637602, which yields MSMPWLIDGDFNVILNEEEKIGGLPVFPLEYKDSAYCINSCELFEVNFKGSPFTWWNDKTNGECISKGWIGSLLMILFNHGLHANFLEVVRQHWQGDSANVFLALKQKLKSVKSALSQWSKHTFGDIFKKLSIREEIVRIKEALFEEFLSEGNRMILQRGQAELKKYVHYEEEFWRQKAGFDYFAEGDRNTGFFHNIVKDRRKRTQIKRIQNSDGTWIEGTDNLADEAISFYQKQLTQESQQGDFSLLEHIQELVTEEDNDVFCSIPSLEEVRKAIEAKTVFETVLRISSKELG from the exons ATGTCAATGCCATGGCTAATAGATGGAGATTTTAATGTAATTCTGAATGAAGAAGAGAAGATTGGAGGCTTGCCTGTTTTCCCTCTGGAATATAAAGATTCTGCTTATTGTATCAATTCCTGTGAGTTGTTTGAGGTTAACTTCAAAGGCAGCCCTTTTACATGGTGGAATGATAAAACAAATGGAGAATGCATTTCAAAAGGTTGGATAGGATCCTTGTTAATGATCCTTTTCAATCATGGTTTG CATGCAAATTTTCTAGAGGTAGTTAGGCAACATTGGCAAGGTGATTCAGCTAATGTTTTTCTGGCTTTGAAGCAGAAATTGAAAAGTGTGAAATCTGCTCTATCACAGTGGAGTAAACATACTTTTGGGGACATTTTCAAAAAGCTGAGCATTAGAGAGGAGATAGTTAGAATCAAAGAAGCCTTGTTTGAAGAATTTCTTTCAGAAGGTAATAGAATGATCCTTCAGAGAGGACAAGCTGAACTGAAGAAATATGTGCATTATgaggaagaattttggagacaaaaagccGGTTTTGACTATTTTGCAGAAGGAGATAGAAATACAGGATTCTTCCATAATATAGTGAAGGACAGAAGGAAGAGAACTCAGATCAAAAGAATACAAAACTCTGATGGTACTTGGATTGAAGGGACTGACAATCTAGCAGATGAGGCAATTTCCTTTTATCAGAAGCAACTCACTCAAGAGTCTCAGCAGGGGGATTTTTCATTATTGGAGCATATTCAAGAGCTGGTGACAGAGGAGGATAATGATGTATTTTGCAGCATTCCAAGTCTTGAAGAAGTTAGGAAAGCT